The DNA sequence GCCGTTGATCCGCCCCAGCTTTTCCTCGCCCTCACTCTGCCGCTCACCGCAGCCGGCCAATACCGCCAAGAGCAGCGCGATAAGCATTGCCCCACCTCGAAACCGCCGTCCCATCGCCAAACATTTCATTGTTCTCGATCTTCCCTTTCCGCCGCGCCGGGTGCTTGCAGCACCAGCCGCTCCGACAGCACTGACGCATAATGTTCAATGAGGGTATTATCCATGATCGCCAGCCCGAAGGCTACCCCCTGCTTGTCGCCGGGGACAAAGCGGACATCGCGGGGATCATCCGTCTCCAGAGAGCGGCGGAGAATCACCGTCCAGCGCCCGTCCTCCCAGGTGCCGACGGCGCGGACATCGGCCCGGCTGCCGGCGGGGTGTTCGGTGAGAAAGCCGGGGGCGGTTGTGCCGGGGGGGAGAAAGGTCTCGCCCACGACCTGGCCGTCCTGATCGTAAATGGGCGCATCCCCTTCGGCAAAAGGAAGCAGGCCCCGTTCCGGGGCGAGCCGGGCCCGGGAGTTTTCCTGAAAGATCTCCCCCGGCACATCCCCTTCCATGCCTTTCGCGGACAGGGTGCGGTCGTCGGCGAAGCCGAAGCGCCCGGTGCGTCGCGCTTTCCAGTTCCACAGATCGAGAGCCGCTTCCTCCGCCGCCAGCTTCATGCGGTTGTTGGCGTGAAAGTTGTCCCCATGCACCCCGAAATCCTCGATATGACAGGCCACCGCGCAGGTGAAGGGGGCGAAACGGCCGCCGCCGTCCCAGGCGATCCCGAACCCGTCCTCGGCGTTCCCGCCGTTGAACCAGCGCTCGCCGTCGAACGACCAGCCGCGGATATCTCGATCCTCGGTCGGGTCCGGCCAGCTCAGGCGCAGGAAAAGTTCGCTTTCGGTATAAAAGGCCCGCAGATCGACAGCCAGGGGGTCGGGGAACTTGCCGCCGTGATGGCAGGAAGCCGTGGTCGCATGCACCGTATCTTCATCGATATTGGGGATAAGCCTGGAAACATGCTGCCGTCCGCCCTTGACCGTGACCTGCCGGGGCAGCGCCCGTTCCCAGTCCGCCGCCGTCGGCGCTTCGTCGAGAAACAGGGCGTAGAGGCGATCGGCGGGCAATTCCCGGCAGCCGCCAAGAACGAGCGCAATCAGAAGCAGTAAACGGGAAAAACCGGTCAATCGCAAGAAAGCCTCCGAGGATATGGCCCCACGCATTCATCCACCTTTGTCAAAGAGCAATTACCATACCACGGTCGGGGCGGGAGTAACCACCCCCAAACCCTCGCCGTGGCGGCCTGGATAACCTGAGCAGACAGGTTCCTGACAGTCCCCTCCCGGGGCTGACAAAAATCCGCAAGCCGCCCATCCCCATGCTAACCGGAGCAGCAAGCGAAAGGTCAGGTCGAAACCGGTGCGAATATTGCAATATGAAGGATGAATTTGCCCCTGTCACCGGGCATTTTCCCGTGTATAATAGATCCCATGCGGGGATGGCGGCGCCTAGGCGCCCCGCCCTCCGGCGATTTGACCAGTCGCTGTGTCATTTTATCCGTGAAAAGGAGTCCGCCCCATGGTTAAAGCCTTGAATCTTCCA is a window from the Desulfuromonas acetexigens genome containing:
- a CDS encoding ethylbenzene dehydrogenase-related protein, translating into MRLTGFSRLLLLIALVLGGCRELPADRLYALFLDEAPTAADWERALPRQVTVKGGRQHVSRLIPNIDEDTVHATTASCHHGGKFPDPLAVDLRAFYTESELFLRLSWPDPTEDRDIRGWSFDGERWFNGGNAEDGFGIAWDGGGRFAPFTCAVACHIEDFGVHGDNFHANNRMKLAAEEAALDLWNWKARRTGRFGFADDRTLSAKGMEGDVPGEIFQENSRARLAPERGLLPFAEGDAPIYDQDGQVVGETFLPPGTTAPGFLTEHPAGSRADVRAVGTWEDGRWTVILRRSLETDDPRDVRFVPGDKQGVAFGLAIMDNTLIEHYASVLSERLVLQAPGAAEREDREQ